A single genomic interval of Salinarchaeum sp. IM2453 harbors:
- a CDS encoding NuoM family protein has translation MIIEILIVICLVGAVATFLSPDRFAGRIAFLLSLLPLAGSLLMFWEFYGDASEYGNVLFESTNRAFESDLSGTTILNLGTYDIQWIAALDGISLPLLVLSTILTTLAILSAWTPIDERQSQFYGLVLFLEAALIGVFATLDFFVWFIFWEAVLIPMYFLIGVWGGPRRKYAAIKFFIYTNVASLVMFIGFLAMVFGLTVESFDLFEITTALNNDAFLDDTYLGLSSTTLTTIAFFAMFFGFAVKVPVVPFHTWLPDAHVEAPSPVSVILAGVLLKMGTYALLRYNFTMLPDVATETWVALLLGAIAVISVIYGALLALAQQDLKRIVAYSSVASMGYVILGLVAYTVYGIGGATFHMVSHGLISGLLFMTVGVIYSATHTRMVEDMSGLADRMPVAVGIFVAGAFAYMGLPGMSGFAAEFFVFFGSFDSALPYSPVFTGVAMFGIVIVAGYLLYAMQRTLFGPFDLATDYELSRASAQDVLPLFILLGLIIALGVNPDLIFDMIEPAIEPIENGGDS, from the coding sequence ATGATCATTGAGATTCTAATTGTTATCTGTCTGGTTGGCGCAGTTGCAACGTTCCTTTCGCCTGACCGCTTTGCCGGGCGAATAGCATTCCTTCTTAGCCTACTACCGCTTGCTGGATCTCTCCTGATGTTTTGGGAGTTCTATGGAGATGCCAGCGAGTACGGAAATGTGTTGTTCGAAAGCACTAATCGGGCATTTGAGTCTGACCTCTCTGGGACAACAATCCTCAACCTCGGAACATATGATATCCAGTGGATAGCCGCTCTCGATGGTATTAGTCTCCCACTATTAGTCCTATCAACAATCCTTACCACGCTTGCAATCCTCAGTGCTTGGACTCCGATTGACGAACGTCAGTCACAATTCTATGGTTTAGTGTTATTCTTGGAGGCTGCGCTGATTGGCGTATTTGCCACACTTGACTTCTTTGTGTGGTTCATTTTCTGGGAAGCAGTTCTTATTCCGATGTACTTCCTGATTGGCGTCTGGGGCGGCCCACGTCGCAAGTATGCAGCTATCAAGTTCTTCATTTACACAAATGTCGCCTCATTGGTGATGTTCATTGGATTCCTCGCAATGGTTTTCGGATTAACCGTTGAATCCTTTGATCTATTTGAGATCACCACGGCACTGAACAACGACGCGTTCTTAGATGATACATACTTAGGACTTAGCAGCACCACCCTCACGACCATCGCGTTCTTCGCGATGTTCTTTGGATTTGCAGTGAAGGTCCCCGTTGTTCCATTCCATACGTGGTTGCCTGATGCACACGTTGAAGCACCGTCTCCTGTCTCAGTTATCTTAGCGGGAGTGCTACTCAAGATGGGTACTTACGCTCTGCTTCGATACAACTTCACGATGCTGCCAGATGTTGCAACCGAAACTTGGGTTGCACTGCTCCTTGGAGCAATTGCTGTTATCAGTGTTATTTATGGCGCGCTACTGGCATTAGCACAGCAAGACCTCAAGCGGATTGTTGCATATTCATCCGTTGCTTCAATGGGATATGTTATCCTTGGCTTGGTTGCCTACACGGTTTATGGAATCGGTGGAGCCACCTTCCATATGGTCTCTCACGGCCTGATCTCCGGGCTTCTGTTCATGACTGTCGGCGTTATTTACAGTGCTACTCATACGCGAATGGTTGAAGATATGTCCGGGTTGGCAGACCGCATGCCAGTAGCTGTCGGAATCTTCGTTGCTGGTGCATTCGCTTACATGGGACTCCCAGGCATGTCTGGATTCGCGGCTGAGTTCTTTGTCTTCTTCGGGTCTTTCGACTCAGCACTCCCATATTCACCTGTATTCACTGGCGTTGCAATGTTTGGAATTGTAATTGTGGCAGGATATCTGCTTTATGCGATGCAGCGGACACTGTTCGGTCCATTCGATCTTGCCACTGACTATGAACTTAGCCGGGCGTCTGCCCAAGATGTCCTTCCACTGTTTATCCTACTCGGCCTGATTATCGCTCTTGGTGTTAATCCTGACCTGATCTTCGATATGATTGAACCAGCAATTGAACCTATCGAAAATGGAGGTGATAGCTAA